The DNA segment AGTGGTCTTTCTCTGCCTCGTCTTTTCTCTCTCTGCTGTGCTGCTTACGTCCGTTCAGTTGATTGAAGATCAGCAAGCCGTGATCGCGGCACTCGAAAAAGTAAAAACGACTGTTTATGCGCAACGCTAAGTGGTTTTTTCTCGCTCTCCTTTTTGTTGGCGCCGGTTGTGTTCAAGCGCCAACCCCCACGCCGAACTCTCAAACAGAGTCGGACAACACTCCCGTATCTGAAACTTCTATGACTCCAAAAACCTACAGCGCATTCGGTGGTGTTCTGCCGGCACAAGAGATAACTAATGAGATTGTGCGAATAGAAACGGCGAAGGGGGAGATCGTCTTTGAACTTTTCGCAGACACGGCGCCAAAGACCGTCTCAAACTTCGTGCGGCTGGCGAATGACGGTTTCTACAATGGCCTCACGTTCCATCGCCGTGTGGAGAACTTTGTTATTCAGGGGGGAGACCCCAACGGCAACGGTTCTGGCGGTCCCGGCTATACGTTTGAAGATGAGCTGAACGACACGTATGCTTATACGCGTGGCATTGTCGCCATGGCGAATCGCGGACCGAATACAAACGGATCGCAGTTTTTCATCATGCTGGCCGACAACCCCCTTCCTAAGTCTTATAGCATCTTCGGCCGCGTACTCTCGGGAATGGATGTGGTAGACAAAATACAGGTTGGCGATATCATGAAAAAGGTCACGATCGAAGAACGAACGTAGCTGGATGGCCTATCTTTCAGAGAAACATTTTTATGCCTACGCCGCCTGCCCGTTGTGGGTAGCGCGTGATGTGCGACTTGGGGAGCGGGAACTGGCGCCCTTGCTTCAGACGTTGCATACAGAGGGGCTGCTGCCTGAAGTGAAACGGCGGGTGATGGAGCGCGCGAAGATAGAAGGTGAGGAAGTGGAGGAAGAAGACGTGGATGAAGCGGCAGTGAAGACGGTACGACTCATGGAGCAAGGTGTGGCGGGGATTTTTCGCGGTGCCCTTGTGCATGGGCATTTCGCGGCGCGGCCGGATGTGCTTGTGCGGGTGCAGGGGCGGTCACGGTTTGGGGACTATTAT comes from the Candidatus Uhrbacteria bacterium genome and includes:
- a CDS encoding peptidylprolyl isomerase translates to MTPKTYSAFGGVLPAQEITNEIVRIETAKGEIVFELFADTAPKTVSNFVRLANDGFYNGLTFHRRVENFVIQGGDPNGNGSGGPGYTFEDELNDTYAYTRGIVAMANRGPNTNGSQFFIMLADNPLPKSYSIFGRVLSGMDVVDKIQVGDIMKKVTIEERT